Proteins encoded within one genomic window of Humulus lupulus chromosome 1, drHumLupu1.1, whole genome shotgun sequence:
- the LOC133834024 gene encoding uncharacterized protein LOC133834024 codes for MENNKLNTFFLKKNIKDRISYCVRLIASVDCIRFFVRQGLAFHGHDESQESNNQGTFLTVVSNVVNVVGASSKRRDILQEKQALKVIEALKGGELLSGRGQNQESGIKCPCDTRWGSHFGTLFNIDVLDMNHMYCPQGKSQRKAPKLTNFHYFRVDFFNTVLDLQLQEVNSRFNEANTELILCLECLSPANSFSAFDKGKLIRLAQLYPCDFSTMDIKKLVEAQKDKVYPLVYLLIKLALTLPLATALVERAFSAMNIVKNQMRNKMRD; via the exons ATGGAAAACAACAAATtgaacacattttttttaaagaagaacATCAAAGATCGAATAAGTTACTGTGTTCGATTAATTGCTTCAGTTGATTGTATTCGCTTTTTTGTAAGACAAGGTCTTGCATTTCATGGTCATGATGAGTCCCAAGAGTCTAATAATCAAG gTACTTTTCTCACCGTAGTGTCTAATGTGGTGAATGTTGTTGGAGCCTCATCTAAGCGTCGTGACATTCTCCAGGAAAAACAAGCTCTCAAAGTCATCGAAGCCTTAAAAGGTGGAGAACTTTTGAGTGGAAGAGGCCAAAATCAAGAAAGTGGAATTAAGTGTCCATGTGATACACGTTGGGGATCACACTTTGGTACTTTG TTCAATATTGATGTTCTTGATATGAATCATATGTATTGTCCTCAAGGGAAATCACAGCGCAAGGCTCCAAAGCTTACAAATTTTCACTATTTCCGTGTTGATTTTTTCAATACAGTTTTAGATTTAcagctacaagaggtaaatagTCGTTTTAATGAGGCTAATACTGAGTTGATACTTTGTTTAGAGTGCTTATCTCCAGCTAATTCATTTTCTGCTTTTGACAAGGGAAAGTTAATCCGTCTTGCTCAACTTTATCCATGTGATTTTTCTACAATGGATATAAAG AAACTAGTTGAGGCACAAAAGGATAAGGTATATCCATTGGTTTATTTGCTTATTAAATTGGCATTAACGCTTCCACTTGCAACAGCTTTAGTAGAAAGAGCATTCTCTGCAATGAACATTGTGAAGAATCAAATGCGCAACAAAATGAGAGATTAA